One part of the Arabidopsis thaliana chromosome 1 sequence genome encodes these proteins:
- the ZML2 gene encoding ZIM-LIKE 2 (ZIM-LIKE 2 (ZML2); FUNCTIONS IN: sequence-specific DNA binding, zinc ion binding, sequence-specific DNA binding transcription factor activity; INVOLVED IN: regulation of transcription, DNA-dependent; EXPRESSED IN: 24 plant structures; EXPRESSED DURING: 14 growth stages; CONTAINS InterPro DOMAIN/s: Tify (InterPro:IPR010399), Zinc finger, GATA-type (InterPro:IPR000679), CCT domain (InterPro:IPR010402); BEST Arabidopsis thaliana protein match is: ZIM-like 1 (TAIR:AT3G21175.1); Has 2012 Blast hits to 2008 proteins in 187 species: Archae - 0; Bacteria - 0; Metazoa - 0; Fungi - 371; Plants - 1601; Viruses - 0; Other Eukaryotes - 40 (source: NCBI BLink).), translating to MDDLHGSNARMHIREAQDPMHVQFEHHALHHIHNGSGMVDDQADDGNAGGMSEGVETDIPSHPGNVTDNRGEVVDRGSEQGDQLTLSFQGQVYVFDSVLPEKVQAVLLLLGGRELPQAAPPGLGSPHQNNRVSSLPGTPQRFSIPQRLASLVRFREKRKGRNFDKKIRYTVRKEVALRMQRNKGQFTSAKSNNDEAASAGSSWGSNQTWAIESSEAQHQEISCRHCGIGEKSTPMMRRGPAGPRTLCNACGLMWANKGAFRDLSKASPQTAQNLPLNKNEDANLETDHQIMITVANDISNSQ from the exons ATGGATGACCTACATGGAAGCAATGCTCGAATGCACATTAGAGAAGCTCAAGATCCAATGCATGTGCAATTTGAACATCATGCTTTGCATCACATCCACAATGGAAGCGGTATGGTTGATGACCAGGCTGATGATGGCAATGCTGGTGGGATGAGTGAGGGTGTGGAAACAGACATTCCTTCTCACCCTGGAAATGTAACTGACAATCGTGGTGAAGTGGTCGACCGTGGTAGTGAACAAGGAGATCAGTTAACATTGTCTTTTCAGGGCCAAGTCTACGTTTTTGACAGTGTCTTGCCTGAGAAG GTTCAAGCTGTGCTTCTATTATTGGGTGGTCGTGAATTACCTCAGGCAGCCCCTCCTGGCCTAGGATCACCTCATCAGAACAACAGAGTATCg AGTTTACCTGGTACTCCTCAAAGGTTTAGTATTCCGCAGCGATTAGCTTCTTTGGTCAGATTTCGAGAGAAACGGAAAGGAAGGAATTTTGATAAGAAGATTCGGTATACAGTCCGCAAGGAGGTAGCTTTGAG GATGCAACGCAATAAAGGTCAGTTCACATCTGCCAAGTCAAACAATGATGAAGCTGCATCTGCTGGATCTAGCTGGGGGTCGAATCAAACCTGGGCCATAGAAAGTAGTGAGGCTCAGCATCAAGAGATCTC ATGTCGGCACTGTGGAATTGGCGAGAAGTCAACTCCAATGATGCGACGTGGACCTGCCGGGCCAAGAACACTTTGCAATGCATGTGGACTTATGTGGGCAAACAAG GGTGCTTTTAGGGACTTATCCAAAGCCTCTCCTCAAACAGCCCAGAATCTTCCTTTAAATAAGAATGAA GATGCAAATCTTGAGACTGATCATCAAATAATGATAACAGTGGCCAATGACATAAGCAACTCACAGTGA
- a CDS encoding Protein kinase superfamily protein (Protein kinase superfamily protein; FUNCTIONS IN: protein kinase activity, kinase activity, ATP binding; INVOLVED IN: protein amino acid phosphorylation; LOCATED IN: cellular_component unknown; EXPRESSED IN: 7 plant structures; EXPRESSED DURING: LP.06 six leaves visible, 4 anthesis, LP.10 ten leaves visible, LP.08 eight leaves visible, LP.12 twelve leaves visible; CONTAINS InterPro DOMAIN/s: Protein kinase, catalytic domain (InterPro:IPR000719), Serine-threonine/tyrosine-protein kinase (InterPro:IPR001245), Protein kinase-like domain (InterPro:IPR011009); BEST Arabidopsis thaliana protein match is: Leucine-rich repeat protein kinase family protein (TAIR:AT1G51805.1); Has 93958 Blast hits to 93187 proteins in 2925 species: Archae - 81; Bacteria - 9250; Metazoa - 34141; Fungi - 7343; Plants - 29758; Viruses - 205; Other Eukaryotes - 13180 (source: NCBI BLink).): MLNRASIYNIVQFTKEVHDFVKVRHKNLVSLIGYCDDGEHLALIYEFVANGDLNDQLSGKFGNVPSWETRLKIIIGVAQGLEYLHSELRILHRYVKPTNILLGENFEAKLADFGLSRSSPTNPDIQASNKIYVKPGRDPYLHHQYFNSNRLNQTSDIYSFGIVMLEMITNQPVVDNKRESPHISKWVDLKVAKGDTLEIVDLRLNNDFERDSVRKAMDIACSCAARAHNRPSMSQVVIELNECLALEMARSNGRTGETTQTQ, from the exons ATGCTAAACCGAGCTTCCATCTACAATATTGTACAGTTTACCAAAGAG GTTCACGACTTTGTAAAAGTTCGTCACAAAAACTTGGTGAGCCTCATTGGATATTGCGATGATGGTGAGCACTTGGCCCTAATCTACGAATTCGTGGCAAATGGTGACTTGAATGATCAACTATCTG GGAAGTTTGGTAATGTCCCGAGCTGGGAAACCAGGTTGAAAATCATCATAGGAGTAGCACAAG GTCTGGAGTATTTGCATAGCGAGTTGCGAATCCTTCACCGATATGTTAAGCCGACAAATATCCTACTAGGCGAAAACTTTGAAGCGAAACTGGCTGATTTCGGGCTGTCTAGATCCTCTCCAACCAACCCTGACATACAAGCGTCAAATAAGATTTATGTCAAGCCTGGAAGAGATCCATATCTGCATCACCA ATACTTCAACTCGAACCGGTTAAACCAAACGAGCGACATTTATAGCTTTGGCATTGTTATGTTGGAGATGATAACCAACCAGCCTGTAGTTGACAACAAGCGTGAGAGTCCTCACATTTCAAAGTGGGTCGATTTAAAGGTCGCGAAAGGCGATACTCTAGAGATTGTTGATCTCAGGCTAAACAATGACTTTGAGCGCGACTCGGTCAGGAAAGCTATGGATATAGCATGCAGTTGTGCAGCTCGTGCTCATAATAGGCCAAGCATGAGCCAGGTTGTTATAGAGCTCAATGAGTGTCTAGCCTTAGAGATGGCTCGAAGTAATGGAAGAACTGGGGAGACAACTCAGACTCAGTGA
- the MNS1 gene encoding alpha-mannosidase 1 (alpha-mannosidase 1 (MNS1); CONTAINS InterPro DOMAIN/s: Glycoside hydrolase, family 47 (InterPro:IPR001382); BEST Arabidopsis thaliana protein match is: alpha-mannosidase 2 (TAIR:AT3G21160.1); Has 35333 Blast hits to 34131 proteins in 2444 species: Archae - 798; Bacteria - 22429; Metazoa - 974; Fungi - 991; Plants - 531; Viruses - 0; Other Eukaryotes - 9610 (source: NCBI BLink).) — MIHAWSSYEKYAWGKDELQPRTKDGTDSFGGLGATMVDSLDTLYIMGLDEQFQKAREWVASSLDFDKDYDASMFETTIRVVGGLLSAYDLSGDKMFLEKAKDIADRLLPAWNTPTGIPYNIINLRNGNAHNPSWAAGGDSILADSGTEQLEFIALSQRTGDPKYQQKVEKVITELNKNFPADGLLPIYINPDNANPSYSTTTFGAMGDSFYEYLLKVWVQGNKTSAVKPYRDMWEKSMKGLLSLVKKSTPSSFTYICEKNGNNLIDKMDELACFAPGMLALGASGYGPDEEKKFLSLAGELAWTCYNFYQSTPTKLAGENYFFTAGQDMSVGTSWNILRPETVESLFYLWRLTGNKTYQEWGWNIFQAFEKNSRVESGYVGLKDVNTGAKDNKMQSFFLAETLKYLYLLFSPSSVISLDEWVFNTEAHPLKIVARNDPRKPTIALRQRKFGHQINV, encoded by the exons ATGATCCATGCTTGGAGCTCTTATGAAAAGTATGCATGGGGGAAAGATGAGCTTCAG CCTCGGACAAAAGATGGCACTGATAGCTTTGGTGGCCTTGGAGCAACTATGGTAGATTCTTTAGATACACTCTATATAATGGGTCTAGATGAGCAGTTTCAAAAAGCCAGAGA GTGGGTTGCAAGCTCATTGGATTTCGACAAGGATTATGACGCCAGTATGTTTGAGACAACCATAAG AGTTGTAGGCGGACTTCTTAGTGCGTATGATCTTTCTGGGGACAAAATGTTCCTTGAAAAGGCTAAGGATATTGCAGACAGATTATTGCCTGCATGGAATACTCCAACGGGTATACCTTACAATATTATCAACTTGAGAAATGGAAATGCTCACAATCCTTCATGGGCGGCAGGG gGAGACAGTATTCTCGCAGACTCCGGCACTGAGCAGCTCGAGTTTATTGCCCTTTCCCAAAGGACAGGGGACCCAAAATATCAGCAGAAG GTAGAGAAGGTTATTACAGAACTGAATAAGAACTTTCCTGCTGATGGTTTACTTCCCATCTATATAAATCCGGATAATGCTAATCCATCGTACTCTACCACAACATTTGGTGCCATGGGAGATAG CTTTTATGAGTATTTGCTCAAAGTTTGGGTGCAAGGGAACAAAACATCTGCCGTGAAACCCTATAG AGATATGTGGGAGAAATCAATGAAAGGTTTGTTAAGCTTGGTCAAGAAATCAACACCTTCATCATTTACGTATATATGTGAGAAGAACGGaaataatttgattgataag ATGGATGAATTGGCGTGCTTTGCTCCTGGAATGTTGGCTTTAGGAGCTTCAGGTTATGGCcctgatgaagaaaaaaagtttctttcaCTTGCTGGAGAG CTTGCCTGGACTTGTTATAACTTTTACCAATCGACACCAACGAAACTTGCTGGAGAGAACTATTTCTTCACTGCAGGGCAG GACATGAGTGTTGGCACATCTTGGAACATTTTAAGACCAGAAACCGTTGAATCACTGTTTTACCTCTGGCGATTAACTGGGAACAAGACATATCAAGAGTGGGGATGGAATATATTTCAAGCATTTGAGAAGAACTCTCGCGTAGAATCTGGATATGTAGGCTTGAAGGAT GTCAATACAGGTGCTAAAGACAACAAGatgcaaagcttcttcttagcTGAGACTCTTAAGTATCtatatcttctcttttcgCCTTCATCTGTTATTTCATTAGACGAGTGGGTTTTCAACACAGAAGCCCATCCGCTTAAGATTGTGGCACGGAATGATCCGCGTAAGCCAACTATAGCACTACGCCAGAGGAAGTTTGGTCATCAGATTAACGTTTAG
- a CDS encoding Protein kinase superfamily protein (Protein kinase superfamily protein; FUNCTIONS IN: protein serine/threonine kinase activity, protein kinase activity, kinase activity, ATP binding; INVOLVED IN: protein amino acid phosphorylation; LOCATED IN: cellular_component unknown; EXPRESSED IN: 7 plant structures; EXPRESSED DURING: LP.06 six leaves visible, 4 anthesis, LP.10 ten leaves visible, LP.08 eight leaves visible, LP.12 twelve leaves visible; CONTAINS InterPro DOMAIN/s: Protein kinase, catalytic domain (InterPro:IPR000719), Serine/threonine-protein kinase domain (InterPro:IPR002290), Serine-threonine/tyrosine-protein kinase (InterPro:IPR001245), Tyrosine-protein kinase, catalytic domain (InterPro:IPR020635), Protein kinase-like domain (InterPro:IPR011009); BEST Arabidopsis thaliana protein match is: Leucine-rich repeat protein kinase family protein (TAIR:AT1G51805.1).) — protein MTEATGLRRFFSKFICCDADDSTIEYEPYVYIPANSYSYAEVTKITNKFNRVHGKGGFGVVYRGVLNKQQVAVKMLNRASIYNIVQFTKEVHDFVKVRHKNLVSLIGYCDDGEHLALIYEFVANGDLNDQLSGKFGNVPSWETRLKIIIGVAQGLEYLHSELRILHRYVKPTNILLGENFEAKLADFGLSRSSPTNPDIQASNKIYVKPGRDPYLHHQYFNSNRLNQTSDIYSFGIVMLEMITNQPVVDNKRESPHISKWVDLKVAKGDTLEIVDLRLNNDFERDSVRKAMDIACSCAARAHNRPSMSQVVIELNECLALEMARSNGRTGETTQTQ, from the exons ATGACAGAAGCGACAGGCCTGAGGCGTTTCTTTTCTAAGTTCATTTGCT GTGATGCAGACGATTCGACTATTGAATATGAACCATATGTGTACATTCCAGCGAATAGTTACTCGTATGCCGAGGTTACGAAAATTACAAACAAGTTTAATAGAGTTCATGGCAAAGGAGGGTTTGGTGTAGTTTATCGTGGAGTTTTAAACAAGCAACAAGTAGCAGTAAAGATGCTAAACCGAGCTTCCATCTACAATATTGTACAGTTTACCAAAGAG GTTCACGACTTTGTAAAAGTTCGTCACAAAAACTTGGTGAGCCTCATTGGATATTGCGATGATGGTGAGCACTTGGCCCTAATCTACGAATTCGTGGCAAATGGTGACTTGAATGATCAACTATCTG GGAAGTTTGGTAATGTCCCGAGCTGGGAAACCAGGTTGAAAATCATCATAGGAGTAGCACAAG GTCTGGAGTATTTGCATAGCGAGTTGCGAATCCTTCACCGATATGTTAAGCCGACAAATATCCTACTAGGCGAAAACTTTGAAGCGAAACTGGCTGATTTCGGGCTGTCTAGATCCTCTCCAACCAACCCTGACATACAAGCGTCAAATAAGATTTATGTCAAGCCTGGAAGAGATCCATATCTGCATCACCA ATACTTCAACTCGAACCGGTTAAACCAAACGAGCGACATTTATAGCTTTGGCATTGTTATGTTGGAGATGATAACCAACCAGCCTGTAGTTGACAACAAGCGTGAGAGTCCTCACATTTCAAAGTGGGTCGATTTAAAGGTCGCGAAAGGCGATACTCTAGAGATTGTTGATCTCAGGCTAAACAATGACTTTGAGCGCGACTCGGTCAGGAAAGCTATGGATATAGCATGCAGTTGTGCAGCTCGTGCTCATAATAGGCCAAGCATGAGCCAGGTTGTTATAGAGCTCAATGAGTGTCTAGCCTTAGAGATGGCTCGAAGTAATGGAAGAACTGGGGAGACAACTCAGACTCAGTGA
- the MNS1 gene encoding alpha-mannosidase 1 (alpha-mannosidase 1 (MNS1); CONTAINS InterPro DOMAIN/s: Glycoside hydrolase, family 47 (InterPro:IPR001382); BEST Arabidopsis thaliana protein match is: alpha-mannosidase 2 (TAIR:AT3G21160.1); Has 2056 Blast hits to 1920 proteins in 193 species: Archae - 0; Bacteria - 7; Metazoa - 790; Fungi - 850; Plants - 172; Viruses - 0; Other Eukaryotes - 237 (source: NCBI BLink).), whose product MARSRSISGYGIWKYLNPAYYLRRPRRLALLFIVFVSVSMLVWDRINLAREHEVEVFKLNEEVSRLEQMLEELNGGVGNKPLKTLKDAPEDPVDKQRRQKVKEAMIHAWSSYEKYAWGKDELQPRTKDGTDSFGGLGATMVDSLDTLYIMGLDEQFQKAREWVASSLDFDKDYDASMFETTIRVVGGLLSAYDLSGDKMFLEKAKDIADRLLPAWNTPTGIPYNIINLRNGNAHNPSWAAGGDSILADSGTEQLEFIALSQRTGDPKYQQKVEKVITELNKNFPADGLLPIYINPDNANPSYSTTTFGAMGDSFYEYLLKVWVQGNKTSAVKPYRDMWEKSMKGLLSLVKKSTPSSFTYICEKNGNNLIDKMDELACFAPGMLALGASGYGPDEEKKFLSLAGELAWTCYNFYQSTPTKLAGENYFFTAGQDMSVGTSWNILRPETVESLFYLWRLTGNKTYQEWGWNIFQAFEKNSRVESGYVGLKDVNTGAKDNKMQSFFLAETLKYLYLLFSPSSVISLDEWVFNTEAHPLKIVARNDPRKPTIALRQRKFGHQINV is encoded by the exons ATGGCGAGAAGTAGATCGATTAGTGGTTATGGGATATGGAAATATTTGAATCCTGCGTATTATCTTAGAAGACCGAGACGTTTGGCTTTGCTTTTCATTGTCTTCGTCTCTGTTTCTATGCTTGTCTGGGATCGTATTAATCTTGCCCGAGAACATGAG GTTGAAGTTTTTAAGCTAAATGAAGAAGTTTCACGGTTGGAGCAGATG TTAGAAGAGCTTAATGGTGGTGTTGGCAATAAGCCTTTGAAGACTCTGAAGGATGCCCCAGAAGATCCAGTTGATAAACAGCGAAGGCAGAAAGTAAAAGAGGCAATGATCCATGCTTGGAGCTCTTATGAAAAGTATGCATGGGGGAAAGATGAGCTTCAG CCTCGGACAAAAGATGGCACTGATAGCTTTGGTGGCCTTGGAGCAACTATGGTAGATTCTTTAGATACACTCTATATAATGGGTCTAGATGAGCAGTTTCAAAAAGCCAGAGA GTGGGTTGCAAGCTCATTGGATTTCGACAAGGATTATGACGCCAGTATGTTTGAGACAACCATAAG AGTTGTAGGCGGACTTCTTAGTGCGTATGATCTTTCTGGGGACAAAATGTTCCTTGAAAAGGCTAAGGATATTGCAGACAGATTATTGCCTGCATGGAATACTCCAACGGGTATACCTTACAATATTATCAACTTGAGAAATGGAAATGCTCACAATCCTTCATGGGCGGCAGGG gGAGACAGTATTCTCGCAGACTCCGGCACTGAGCAGCTCGAGTTTATTGCCCTTTCCCAAAGGACAGGGGACCCAAAATATCAGCAGAAG GTAGAGAAGGTTATTACAGAACTGAATAAGAACTTTCCTGCTGATGGTTTACTTCCCATCTATATAAATCCGGATAATGCTAATCCATCGTACTCTACCACAACATTTGGTGCCATGGGAGATAG CTTTTATGAGTATTTGCTCAAAGTTTGGGTGCAAGGGAACAAAACATCTGCCGTGAAACCCTATAG AGATATGTGGGAGAAATCAATGAAAGGTTTGTTAAGCTTGGTCAAGAAATCAACACCTTCATCATTTACGTATATATGTGAGAAGAACGGaaataatttgattgataag ATGGATGAATTGGCGTGCTTTGCTCCTGGAATGTTGGCTTTAGGAGCTTCAGGTTATGGCcctgatgaagaaaaaaagtttctttcaCTTGCTGGAGAG CTTGCCTGGACTTGTTATAACTTTTACCAATCGACACCAACGAAACTTGCTGGAGAGAACTATTTCTTCACTGCAGGGCAG GACATGAGTGTTGGCACATCTTGGAACATTTTAAGACCAGAAACCGTTGAATCACTGTTTTACCTCTGGCGATTAACTGGGAACAAGACATATCAAGAGTGGGGATGGAATATATTTCAAGCATTTGAGAAGAACTCTCGCGTAGAATCTGGATATGTAGGCTTGAAGGAT GTCAATACAGGTGCTAAAGACAACAAGatgcaaagcttcttcttagcTGAGACTCTTAAGTATCtatatcttctcttttcgCCTTCATCTGTTATTTCATTAGACGAGTGGGTTTTCAACACAGAAGCCCATCCGCTTAAGATTGTGGCACGGAATGATCCGCGTAAGCCAACTATAGCACTACGCCAGAGGAAGTTTGGTCATCAGATTAACGTTTAG
- a CDS encoding Cation efflux family protein (Cation efflux family protein; FUNCTIONS IN: cation transmembrane transporter activity, efflux transmembrane transporter activity; INVOLVED IN: cation transport, transmembrane transport; LOCATED IN: membrane; EXPRESSED IN: 22 plant structures; EXPRESSED DURING: 13 growth stages; CONTAINS InterPro DOMAIN/s: Cation efflux protein (InterPro:IPR002524); Has 3094 Blast hits to 3092 proteins in 1095 species: Archae - 127; Bacteria - 2543; Metazoa - 129; Fungi - 0; Plants - 45; Viruses - 0; Other Eukaryotes - 250 (source: NCBI BLink).): protein MQSSHRILSRLLHSPRKGYIRASVGGSVHFLALFDEKDNGFVDTTHRSFSSLIRSSSHVRGLISTNCLNKGLGVRCSVSLDRETPLIDTYSSHRNFFTRAKQVKRIEINDQHSQRAVTTALWCNFLVFSLKFGVWWTSSSHVIMAEVVHSVADFANQALLAYGLSSSRRAPDALHPYGYSKERFVWSLISAVGIFCLGSGATIVNGVQNLWTSSPPPNMELAAVVIGGSFLIEGASLLVAIQSVKKGAAQEGMTIRDYIWRGHDPTSVAVMTEDGAAVAGLAIAAASLVAVRMTGNPIYDPIGSIVVGNLLGMVAIFLIQRNRHALIGRAMDDQDMSKVLKFLRNDSVVDSLYDCKSEVIGPGSFRFKAEIDFNGQMVVQNYLKRTGREEWAKMFREAAKNGDDSAMLNIMSNYGEEVVTALGSEVDRLEKEIQELVPGIQHVDIEAHNPTPTDPSL, encoded by the exons ATGCAATCATCGCATCGAATTTTGTCTCGCCTCCTTCATTCTCCTAGAAAAGGTTACATCAGAGCAAGTGTCGGTGGCTCTGTTCACTTTTTGGCGCTATTCGACGAGAAAGACAATGGATTTGTAGATACTACTCATCGGAGTTTTAGTTCTCTTATCCGTTCCAGTTCTCACGTAAGAGGGCTTATCTCCACCAATTGTTTAAATAAAGGTCTTGGTGTGCGATGTTCTGTTTCGCTTGATAGGGAAACACCTTTAATTGATACCTACTCCTCTCACCGGA ATTTCTTCACTCGGGCGAAACAAGTGAAGAGAATTGAGATCAATGATCAACACAG TCAAAGAGCTGTCACTACTGCACTATGGTGCAACTTCCTCGTGTTTTCACTCAAGTTTGGGGTTTGGTGGACAAGTTCTAGCCATGTCATAATGGCTGAAGTAGTTCACTCCGTAGCTGATTTTGCTAACCAG GCACTTCTTGCTTATGGGCTCAGTAGCTCAAGGCGTGCCCCAGATGCTCTTCATCC CTATGGCTActcaaaagaaagatttgtATGGTCTTTGATATCTGCTGTTGGCATCTTTTGCCTTGGGTCTGGTGCTACCATAGTTAATGGAGTACAGAACTTGTGGACTTCTTCG CCACCTCCGAATATGGAATTAGCTGCTGTGGTAATTGGTGGTTCTTTTCTAATTGAAG GCGCTTCCTTACTCGTTGCAATTCAATCTGTCAAAAAAGGAGCTGCTCAAGAAGGCATGACCATAAGAGATTATATATGGCGTGGTCATGATCCTACTTCTGTTGCTGTTATGACTGAG GATGGCGCTGCAGTGGCAGGTTTGGCAATTGCTGCCGCATCTCTTGTCGCTGTTAGGATGACAGGAAATCCTATCTATGATCCTATAGGATCAATTGTAGTCGGAAATTTACTTGGAATG GTTGCTATATTTCTAATTCAACGAAACCGACATGCCTTGATTGGAAGAGCAATGGATGATCAAGACATGAGTAAAGTTCTTAAATTTTTGAGAAATGACTCG GTTGTAGATTCTTTATATGACTGCAAAAGTGAAGTGATTGGTCCTGGATCCTTCAGATTTAAAGCTGAAATAG ATTTCAACGGGCAGATGGTTGTCCAAAACTATTTGAAGAGAACTGGGCGTGAAGAGTGGGCAAAAATG TTTCGCGAGGCTGCAAAGAACGGAGATGATTCTGCAATGCTCAATATTATGTCAAACTACG GTGAGGAAGTTGTCACGGCTTTAGGAAGCGAAGTAGACCggttagagaaagagatccAAGAGCTTGTCCCAGGAATCCAGCATGTTGACATTGAAGCACACAACCCCACACCCACAGACCCATCTCTTTGA